One genomic window of Haloferax mediterranei ATCC 33500 includes the following:
- a CDS encoding DUF7522 family protein, with protein sequence MSDTLAKFVDVFRDFGGDDLRDVWIFDHHSYDHLYLRDDIAVALDSVDVSRFVDNERFGYVTRDTYEVLYYADYSYTVRGFDTFEQFRTFVGDEPIGLFAGFDRGVAGRDFATLNDRIQALADEHDVSDLLDGSDN encoded by the coding sequence ATGAGCGACACGCTTGCCAAATTCGTCGATGTTTTTCGCGACTTCGGTGGGGATGACCTTCGGGACGTGTGGATTTTCGACCATCATAGCTACGACCATCTCTATCTCAGAGACGACATCGCCGTCGCCCTCGACTCAGTCGACGTATCTCGATTCGTCGACAACGAGCGCTTTGGATACGTCACGAGGGACACCTACGAAGTGTTGTACTACGCCGACTACAGCTACACTGTCCGCGGGTTCGACACGTTCGAACAGTTCCGAACCTTCGTCGGCGACGAGCCTATCGGCCTGTTCGCTGGCTTCGACCGGGGGGTGGCAGGACGCGATTTCGCTACACTGAACGACCGAATTCAGGCACTGGCCGACGAGCACGACGTTTCAGACCTGCTCGACGGTTCCGATAACTAA
- the sod gene encoding superoxide dismutase, giving the protein MSYELDPLPYEYDALEPHISEQVLTWHHDTHHQGYVNGWNAAEETLEANREAGEFDSSAGAIRNVTHNGCGHILHDLFWQNMSPEGGDEPAGALADRIAEDFGSYDAWKGEFEAAAGAAGGWALLVYDSFSNQLRNVVVDKHDQGALWGSHPILALDVWEHSYYHDYGPARGDFISAFFEVVDWDVPAARYEQALERFE; this is encoded by the coding sequence ATGAGCTACGAACTCGACCCACTTCCGTACGAGTACGACGCACTGGAACCGCACATTTCCGAGCAGGTGCTGACGTGGCATCACGACACCCATCACCAGGGCTACGTCAACGGCTGGAACGCTGCTGAGGAAACCCTCGAAGCCAACCGCGAAGCAGGCGAGTTCGACTCGTCCGCCGGCGCGATTCGCAACGTCACCCACAACGGCTGTGGACACATTCTCCACGACCTCTTCTGGCAGAACATGTCGCCCGAAGGTGGCGACGAGCCTGCGGGAGCGCTCGCAGACCGCATCGCTGAAGACTTCGGCTCCTACGACGCCTGGAAGGGCGAATTCGAAGCCGCAGCCGGTGCCGCCGGTGGCTGGGCACTCCTCGTCTACGACTCGTTCTCGAACCAGCTTCGAAACGTCGTCGTCGACAAGCACGACCAGGGCGCACTCTGGGGCTCCCACCCCATTCTCGCACTGGACGTCTGGGAGCACTCCTACTACCACGACTACGGCCCGGCCCGCGGCGACTTCATCTCGGCATTCTTCGAAGTCGTCGACTGGGACGTCCCTGCAGCACGCTACGAGCAGGCCCTCGAGCGCTTCGAGTAA
- a CDS encoding DJ-1/PfpI family protein, producing the protein MHVAILLYDGFDELDAVAPFEVFQNAGVFGADCEAELLTLDDRDFVTASHGMRVGVDGVLNPESDRPDLLIVPGGGWNSRAEQSAWAEAEKGAIPEAISTLHEEGTVVAGVCTGGMLLARAGILDSRPAVTHGDAISDLRETAADVVSARIVDDGDVLTAGGVTSGLDLSLHIVEREFGTAVADQIATEIEYERKTNPFGDK; encoded by the coding sequence ATGCACGTTGCTATCCTTCTGTACGACGGCTTCGACGAACTCGATGCCGTCGCGCCTTTCGAAGTGTTCCAGAACGCCGGCGTGTTCGGTGCTGACTGCGAGGCGGAACTTCTCACGCTGGACGACCGTGATTTCGTGACCGCGAGCCACGGCATGCGAGTCGGCGTCGACGGCGTCCTCAACCCAGAATCAGACCGTCCCGACCTTCTCATCGTTCCCGGTGGTGGCTGGAACTCGCGTGCCGAACAGAGTGCGTGGGCCGAAGCCGAAAAGGGAGCCATCCCAGAAGCTATCTCGACACTTCACGAGGAAGGAACGGTCGTCGCTGGCGTCTGTACCGGCGGGATGCTCCTCGCCCGCGCAGGGATACTCGATAGTCGCCCTGCGGTCACGCACGGCGACGCAATTTCGGACCTTCGTGAGACGGCCGCCGACGTAGTTTCCGCACGGATTGTCGATGATGGCGACGTACTCACAGCGGGCGGCGTCACATCGGGTCTCGACCTGTCGCTTCACATTGTCGAACGCGAGTTCGGCACAGCAGTCGCCGACCAAATTGCAACCGAAATCGAGTACGAACGCAAGACCAACCCATTTGGCGACAAATAG